Proteins found in one Aneurinibacillus uraniidurans genomic segment:
- a CDS encoding acyl-CoA dehydrogenase yields the protein MHLQLTEEQDMMRKMVRDFAREEIAPQIEKMEETDEFPYEIIRKMGEYGLMGIPIPEAYGGSEADFISYIIAINEISKVSPTVGVILSVHTSVGTNPILYFGNEEQKKKYVPKLATGEYIGAFALTEPSAGSDAASMRTTAVKQGDKYILNGSKIFITNGGAASTYIVFAVTDSSKGPKGISAFIVEKDTPGFTVGKKEKKMGLHGSSTTELIFDNAEVPAANLLGEEGMGFTIAMANLDVGRIGIAAQGLGIAEGALEHAIAYAKERVQFGKPIAAQQGIGFKLADMATQTEAARMLVYRAAALRNAGVKCGLEASMAKKFATDTAMKVTTEAIQVFGGYGYTREYPVERLFRDAKVTQIYEGTNQIQRLVISKHLLNK from the coding sequence ATGCATTTACAATTGACAGAAGAGCAGGATATGATGCGCAAAATGGTGCGCGACTTTGCACGTGAAGAGATTGCACCGCAGATCGAAAAAATGGAAGAGACTGATGAATTCCCATATGAGATCATTCGTAAAATGGGAGAATACGGTCTGATGGGGATTCCGATTCCAGAAGCATATGGCGGTTCAGAAGCGGATTTCATCTCGTATATCATTGCCATCAATGAAATTTCTAAAGTAAGCCCGACAGTAGGGGTAATTCTCTCTGTGCACACTTCAGTTGGAACGAACCCGATTTTGTACTTCGGGAATGAAGAGCAGAAGAAGAAGTATGTACCGAAGCTTGCAACAGGGGAATATATCGGTGCGTTTGCGTTAACAGAGCCGAGTGCAGGTTCTGATGCGGCAAGTATGCGTACAACAGCTGTGAAGCAGGGCGATAAATATATTTTGAACGGCTCCAAGATTTTCATCACGAATGGTGGCGCGGCAAGTACGTATATCGTATTTGCGGTTACAGATTCATCCAAAGGACCAAAAGGGATTTCAGCTTTCATTGTAGAAAAAGATACACCAGGGTTTACTGTAGGCAAAAAGGAAAAGAAAATGGGTCTGCACGGTTCAAGTACAACCGAACTCATTTTCGATAATGCGGAAGTGCCAGCAGCAAATCTACTCGGCGAAGAGGGCATGGGCTTTACCATCGCGATGGCGAACCTTGATGTTGGTCGAATCGGGATTGCGGCGCAGGGTCTTGGGATTGCGGAAGGTGCGCTTGAGCATGCGATTGCGTATGCGAAAGAGCGTGTTCAGTTCGGCAAACCGATTGCAGCACAGCAGGGAATTGGCTTCAAGCTTGCAGATATGGCAACACAGACAGAAGCGGCTCGTATGCTTGTATACCGTGCGGCAGCGCTGCGTAATGCAGGCGTGAAATGTGGGTTAGAAGCATCAATGGCGAAGAAATTCGCAACTGACACGGCTATGAAAGTAACCACAGAAGCGATTCAGGTATTCGGCGGATATGGGTATACGCGTGAGTATCCGGTAGAGCGTCTGTTCCGAGATGCCAAAGTTACACAGATTTACGAAGGAACCAACCAGATTCAGCGTCTTGTAATTTCAAAGCACTTACTAAACAAATAA
- a CDS encoding acyl-CoA dehydrogenase, with the protein MDFQLSEEHKMLRQMVRDFAENELAEKAGERDEEEHFDMEVFHKMAELGLTGIPWPEEYGGAGFDYLSYVIAVEELSRVDSSVGVTLSAHTSLAGWPIYKFGNEEQKQKYLRALAEGRSMGAYCLTEPGSGSDAAGMKTIAKRDGDDYILNGSKIFITNGGLADIYVVFAATTPELKHKGQTAFIVTSDMPGFKVGKKEKKLGIRSSATTEIIFEDCRVPAENVLGKEGEGFKIAMMTLDGGRNGIAAQAVGIADGALTHATAYAKERVQFGKPIAAQQGIAFKLADMATKVEAARLLTYQAAVLEDQKLPYGKASAMAKLFAGDIAMEVTTDAVQVFGGYGYTREYPVERFMRDAKITQIYEGTNEIQRLVISNYLLKD; encoded by the coding sequence ATGGACTTTCAACTGTCTGAAGAACACAAAATGCTGCGTCAAATGGTACGTGATTTCGCTGAGAATGAACTAGCTGAAAAAGCGGGCGAACGTGATGAAGAAGAACATTTTGATATGGAAGTATTCCACAAGATGGCAGAACTCGGCCTGACAGGTATTCCGTGGCCGGAAGAGTACGGCGGTGCAGGCTTCGATTATCTGAGCTATGTGATCGCAGTAGAAGAGTTATCTCGTGTAGATTCCTCTGTAGGGGTTACCCTGTCTGCTCATACGTCATTAGCAGGCTGGCCGATCTATAAGTTCGGTAACGAAGAGCAGAAGCAGAAATATCTTCGTGCGCTCGCAGAAGGCCGTAGCATGGGTGCATACTGCCTGACAGAGCCAGGTTCTGGTTCCGATGCAGCTGGCATGAAAACCATTGCGAAACGTGATGGCGATGACTACATCCTGAACGGCTCCAAAATTTTTATCACAAACGGTGGACTTGCTGACATCTATGTTGTATTTGCAGCGACAACTCCAGAGTTGAAACATAAAGGACAAACCGCTTTCATCGTAACAAGCGATATGCCGGGCTTTAAAGTCGGCAAAAAAGAGAAAAAGCTCGGTATTCGTTCTTCTGCAACAACTGAAATCATCTTCGAAGATTGCCGTGTACCAGCTGAGAACGTTCTCGGCAAAGAAGGCGAAGGATTTAAAATCGCAATGATGACGCTTGATGGCGGACGTAATGGTATCGCTGCACAGGCGGTAGGTATTGCAGACGGCGCTCTGACACATGCTACTGCATATGCGAAAGAGCGTGTACAGTTTGGCAAGCCGATTGCAGCGCAACAAGGTATTGCATTCAAGCTGGCTGATATGGCGACAAAAGTAGAAGCAGCACGTCTTCTAACATACCAGGCAGCTGTACTGGAAGATCAGAAACTCCCATATGGTAAGGCGTCTGCGATGGCGAAGCTGTTCGCAGGTGATATTGCAATGGAAGTAACAACTGATGCAGTACAAGTATTCGGCGGTTACGGCTATACACGTGAATATCCGGTTGAACGCTTTATGCGCGATGCCAAAATTACACAGATTTACGAAGGAACAAACGAAATCCAGCGTCTCGTCATTTCAAATTACCTGCTTAAAGACTAG
- the meaB gene encoding methylmalonyl Co-A mutase-associated GTPase MeaB: MHELVERILHGDRRAAARAISYVESNHPDKTQVLQELFPHTGNAFLVGITGSPGAGKSSFVDKLIGYLRKKGLTVGIVAVDPTSPFTGGAILGDRIRMQDHFLDEGVFIRSMGTRGSLGGLARSTKEAVRILDAYGKDVIIIETVGVGQSELDIMNIADTTAVVLNPGGGDTIQAFKAGIMEIADLFILNKADLAGTDKLMREVEQMLDLVKHDAPWRPPIVKTISLQNKGIDEAWQAFIDHQEYSKQSGEWQTRRASHLREEVMEIVEYDMHQIVMQQLRSDAYAESMAKVSNREVDPYEVAGKLFQSLVREK, encoded by the coding sequence GTGCATGAGTTAGTAGAACGCATCTTGCATGGAGATCGCCGGGCGGCTGCCCGGGCGATCTCGTATGTAGAAAGTAATCATCCAGATAAAACGCAGGTGTTGCAGGAACTTTTCCCCCACACCGGAAATGCATTTCTTGTCGGCATCACTGGCTCACCGGGAGCGGGTAAAAGCTCATTCGTTGACAAGTTGATTGGCTATCTTCGTAAAAAAGGTCTGACAGTCGGCATTGTTGCTGTGGACCCGACTAGCCCTTTTACTGGGGGTGCGATTCTCGGCGACCGAATTCGCATGCAGGATCACTTCCTCGACGAGGGCGTATTCATCCGCAGTATGGGAACACGAGGCAGCCTAGGTGGCCTTGCTCGTTCTACCAAAGAAGCGGTACGCATTCTTGATGCGTACGGCAAAGATGTGATTATTATTGAGACAGTTGGCGTTGGCCAATCTGAGCTTGATATTATGAACATTGCCGATACGACAGCCGTCGTGCTCAATCCAGGCGGTGGCGATACCATTCAGGCATTCAAAGCTGGAATTATGGAAATCGCCGACCTATTTATTCTGAATAAAGCTGATCTTGCGGGAACGGATAAGCTCATGCGCGAGGTGGAGCAGATGTTAGATCTCGTCAAACACGATGCGCCATGGCGTCCGCCGATTGTCAAGACGATCTCGCTTCAGAATAAGGGGATTGATGAGGCATGGCAGGCATTCATCGATCATCAGGAATATTCTAAGCAAAGTGGAGAGTGGCAGACACGCCGAGCTTCTCATTTGCGTGAGGAAGTTATGGAGATCGTAGAATATGACATGCATCAGATCGTTATGCAACAGCTGCGTAGTGATGCATATGCTGAAAGTATGGCGAAAGTTTCGAATCGAGAAGTCGATCCATACGAAGTGGCAGGGAAGTTATTTCAATCACTCGTTCGCGAAAAGTAA
- a CDS encoding TetR/AcrR family transcriptional regulator translates to MERKKAIPSMVKDPKLIEKRREQIVEAAVELFISKGFHKTTTREISRASGFSIGTLYEYIESKEDVLYLVCDAIHQNMERGLKEVLVNGVSGAVMLKAAIEGFLRVMDEMQDRVLLIYQEIKSLPRDTMKYVMEKEEEITSFFEEILHRGRKDGSLNIEETLIKLMAHNIVVLGEMWTFRRWSLRKNYTLEQYTEIQTSLILRDLTGK, encoded by the coding sequence ATGGAGAGGAAAAAAGCAATTCCCTCAATGGTTAAAGACCCAAAGTTAATAGAGAAGCGCCGGGAACAAATCGTGGAGGCAGCTGTTGAACTATTTATCTCGAAAGGGTTTCATAAGACAACAACGAGAGAAATCTCACGGGCATCCGGATTCAGTATCGGAACATTATATGAGTACATCGAATCGAAAGAGGATGTATTGTATCTTGTGTGTGATGCGATTCATCAGAACATGGAGCGTGGCTTAAAAGAAGTGCTGGTGAATGGTGTGAGCGGAGCTGTGATGCTGAAGGCAGCCATTGAAGGGTTCTTACGTGTAATGGATGAGATGCAGGATCGCGTTTTACTAATTTATCAAGAGATCAAATCACTTCCGAGAGATACGATGAAATACGTCATGGAGAAGGAAGAAGAAATTACGAGCTTTTTTGAAGAGATTCTACACCGTGGGCGTAAGGATGGATCATTGAATATTGAGGAAACACTGATCAAGCTGATGGCGCACAATATCGTCGTGCTTGGTGAGATGTGGACCTTCCGTCGCTGGAGTCTACGGAAGAATTATACACTTGAGCAATATACAGAAATTCAGACATCATTGATTTTGCGTGACTTGACAGGGAAGTAG
- the icmF gene encoding fused isobutyryl-CoA mutase/GTPase IcmF, protein METTIYRPKHNVRFVTAASLFDGHDASINIMRRILQAGGVEVIHLGHNRSVEEIVNAAIQEDAQGIAISSYQGGHVEYFKYIVDLLKEKNASHIKVFGGGGGVIVPAEIRELHEYGVARIFSPDDGRTLGLQGMINSMIEQTDYPTPKEVEKEIENLKNKSWNAIGRLITLAEENVEQKDKEVAATLEKVQEMTATVPVLGITGTGGAGKSSLTDELVRRYIEQFPDKTIAILSVDPSKQKTGGALLGDRIRMNAINSPRVYMRSLATRNSHSELSQAIDDAINIVKAAGYDFIIVETSGIGQGDANITKVCDLAMYVMTSEFGAPTQLEKIDMIDYANVIAINKFERRGSEDALRDVKKQWKRSRNLFEMSDADVPVYGTIASQFNDPGTNVLFVNLMRIVGEKTATEWPTTIDISGDQKSKKNYIIPSDRIHYLAEIANTTRDYKKFTEQQVQIARKLYQLKGTKEEFAKQTGEMAGELLKQLDACIAHYEEKIHPETKKILENWNSIKEAYQQDELVTKVRDKEIRTQLYTTSLSGTRISKVALPKFEDWGEIVRWVMSENLPGYFPYTAGVFPFKRDGEDPKRQFAGEGTPERTNRRFHYLSKDDTAKRLSTAFDSVTLYGEDPDYRPDIYGKIGTSGVSICTLDDMKKLYDGFDLCHPSTSVSMTINGPAPIILAMYMNTAIEQQVKLFVEANGHEPNADEMAKIKADTLRNVRGTVQADILKEDQGQNTCIFSTEFALKMMGDIQEYFIKNYVRNYYSVSISGYHIAEAGANPISQLAFTLANGFTYVEYYLSRGMNIDDFAPNLSFFFSNGLDPEYSVLGRVARRIWSTVIKNKYSGNERSQKLKYHIQTSGRSLHAQEMDFNDIRTTLQALMAIYDNCNSLHTNAYDEAITTPTENSVRRAMAIQMIITKELGLAKNENSLQGSFILEELTDLVEEAVLTEFQRISDRGGVLGAMETQYQRSKIQEESLYYETLKHNGDLPIIGVNTFLNPNSTEEDYEIELARSTEEEKQQQITNLRAFQERHKDAASTALARLKEVAYSNGNIFAELMETVKVASLGQITGALYEVGGQYRRNM, encoded by the coding sequence ATGGAAACGACCATTTACCGTCCGAAACACAACGTTCGTTTTGTAACCGCTGCCAGCTTGTTTGATGGACACGATGCTTCAATTAATATCATGCGTCGCATTCTGCAGGCAGGCGGTGTGGAAGTCATTCATCTTGGTCACAACCGTTCTGTAGAGGAGATTGTAAACGCTGCAATTCAAGAAGATGCGCAGGGGATTGCGATTAGCTCCTATCAGGGTGGTCACGTCGAGTACTTTAAGTACATTGTTGATTTGTTGAAGGAAAAGAATGCTTCTCATATTAAAGTGTTCGGTGGCGGTGGTGGCGTTATCGTTCCTGCCGAAATTCGTGAATTACATGAATATGGCGTTGCACGCATTTTCTCACCGGATGATGGGCGTACATTGGGGCTTCAAGGGATGATCAACTCTATGATTGAGCAGACGGATTATCCGACGCCTAAAGAAGTTGAAAAAGAGATCGAAAATTTAAAAAACAAAAGTTGGAACGCGATCGGCCGCCTGATCACATTGGCAGAAGAAAATGTAGAGCAGAAGGATAAAGAGGTAGCAGCTACGCTTGAGAAAGTACAAGAGATGACGGCAACTGTACCGGTTCTCGGCATTACAGGTACAGGTGGTGCGGGTAAGAGCTCGCTTACAGATGAACTTGTTCGCCGTTATATTGAGCAGTTCCCGGATAAGACAATCGCGATTCTTTCAGTTGATCCATCTAAACAAAAAACGGGTGGAGCACTGCTCGGCGACCGGATTCGCATGAATGCAATTAACTCACCACGTGTATACATGCGTTCTCTTGCGACTCGTAATTCGCACAGCGAGCTGAGCCAGGCAATTGATGATGCGATTAACATCGTAAAAGCGGCAGGCTATGATTTTATTATCGTAGAAACGTCCGGTATCGGTCAGGGCGATGCTAATATCACAAAAGTTTGCGACCTGGCGATGTATGTAATGACAAGCGAATTCGGTGCACCGACTCAGCTTGAGAAAATTGACATGATTGATTATGCCAATGTTATTGCCATTAACAAGTTTGAGCGACGCGGTTCAGAAGATGCACTGCGCGATGTGAAAAAGCAGTGGAAACGCAGCCGTAATCTGTTTGAGATGAGCGACGCTGATGTACCGGTATATGGCACAATTGCAAGCCAGTTCAACGATCCGGGTACCAATGTACTGTTTGTGAATCTGATGCGAATTGTAGGCGAGAAAACGGCAACAGAATGGCCGACAACGATCGATATTTCTGGTGATCAAAAATCGAAGAAGAACTATATCATTCCGTCTGACCGCATTCATTATTTGGCGGAAATCGCAAATACAACGCGTGATTATAAAAAATTTACCGAACAACAGGTGCAGATTGCTCGCAAGCTGTATCAGTTGAAAGGGACAAAAGAAGAGTTTGCGAAGCAGACAGGTGAGATGGCAGGCGAACTGTTGAAGCAGCTTGATGCGTGCATTGCACACTATGAAGAGAAAATCCATCCAGAAACGAAAAAAATTCTGGAGAACTGGAATAGCATTAAAGAAGCGTATCAGCAAGATGAGTTAGTTACAAAAGTTCGGGATAAAGAAATCCGTACACAGCTGTACACCACATCGTTGTCTGGCACACGTATCTCGAAAGTGGCACTGCCGAAGTTTGAAGACTGGGGTGAAATCGTTCGTTGGGTCATGAGCGAGAATCTGCCAGGCTACTTCCCGTACACAGCGGGTGTATTCCCGTTCAAGCGTGATGGGGAAGATCCGAAGCGTCAGTTCGCAGGCGAAGGTACGCCAGAGCGTACGAACCGTCGCTTCCACTACCTGTCCAAAGACGACACTGCGAAGCGCCTCAGTACGGCATTCGACAGCGTAACGTTGTACGGGGAAGACCCGGATTATCGTCCAGACATCTACGGTAAAATTGGTACGAGCGGCGTAAGCATCTGTACGCTCGATGATATGAAAAAGCTGTATGACGGCTTCGATCTCTGCCATCCATCTACTTCCGTATCTATGACGATTAATGGACCGGCTCCAATCATTCTAGCGATGTATATGAACACCGCGATCGAGCAGCAAGTAAAGCTGTTCGTAGAAGCGAATGGTCACGAGCCAAATGCGGATGAAATGGCGAAAATTAAAGCAGATACGCTGCGTAACGTACGCGGTACGGTACAGGCTGATATTTTGAAAGAAGATCAGGGCCAGAATACGTGCATCTTCTCAACGGAATTCGCGTTGAAGATGATGGGGGATATTCAGGAATACTTTATTAAAAATTATGTTCGTAATTACTACTCGGTTAGTATTTCCGGCTATCATATTGCTGAAGCAGGTGCGAACCCGATTTCCCAGCTGGCATTCACGCTGGCAAATGGATTTACGTATGTCGAATATTACTTGAGCCGTGGCATGAACATCGATGACTTTGCGCCGAACCTGTCATTCTTCTTTAGCAACGGTCTTGATCCAGAGTACTCGGTGCTCGGTCGTGTGGCGCGTCGCATCTGGTCAACGGTGATTAAGAATAAATACAGCGGCAATGAGCGAAGCCAGAAGCTAAAATATCATATCCAGACGTCCGGACGTTCCCTGCACGCACAGGAAATGGACTTCAATGACATTCGTACGACATTACAAGCACTCATGGCAATCTATGATAACTGCAACTCGCTTCATACGAATGCGTATGACGAGGCGATTACAACACCAACGGAGAACTCGGTGCGTCGTGCGATGGCAATTCAAATGATTATCACGAAAGAACTTGGTCTGGCGAAGAATGAAAACTCGCTGCAGGGCTCGTTCATTCTGGAAGAGTTGACCGATCTCGTAGAGGAAGCCGTTCTGACTGAATTCCAGCGTATTAGCGACCGTGGTGGCGTACTTGGTGCGATGGAAACACAATATCAGCGCAGCAAGATTCAAGAGGAGTCTCTTTACTATGAGACACTCAAGCACAACGGTGACCTGCCAATTATCGGTGTGAATACGTTCCTCAATCCGAATTCAACAGAAGAAGATTACGAGATTGAGCTGGCGCGTTCCACAGAGGAAGAGAAGCAACAGCAAATCACCAATCTGCGTGCCTTCCAGGAGAGACATAAAGATGCGGCTTCAACTGCACTTGCTCGCTTGAAGGAAGTGGCGTACAGCAACGGCAATATTTTTGCCGAGCTGATGGAGACGGTGAAGGTAGCGAGTCTGGGACAGATTACAGGTGCGCTTTACGAAGTAGGCGGCCAATACCGTCGCAACATGTGA
- the rpoE gene encoding DNA-directed RNA polymerase subunit delta has protein sequence MLRVSNALNLEAEQLKEIAMVDLAYRLLTQTKKPTNYRELFNELVEMKGMSQEEAMDIIAQVYTEINLDGRFICLGENMWGLKRWYLVETQEESAEGGFRGKYLLDDFDDDDEDLDEEYDEVEEDDLITNVSDDDEDLDADFDDEDESDEEFSDEDDDEADTDDDDDEDLDM, from the coding sequence GTGCTCCGGGTGAGTAATGCGTTAAACCTTGAAGCAGAACAATTAAAAGAAATAGCGATGGTCGACCTTGCCTATCGTCTTCTTACACAAACGAAAAAACCAACAAATTATCGCGAACTGTTTAATGAACTTGTTGAGATGAAAGGTATGTCTCAAGAAGAGGCTATGGATATCATTGCGCAGGTGTACACAGAAATCAATCTGGATGGACGCTTCATTTGTCTCGGCGAAAACATGTGGGGTCTGAAGCGCTGGTACCTCGTTGAAACGCAAGAAGAGTCAGCAGAAGGTGGCTTCCGTGGGAAGTATCTGCTGGATGACTTCGACGACGATGATGAAGACCTGGATGAAGAGTATGATGAGGTTGAGGAAGACGACCTCATAACAAATGTCAGTGATGATGATGAAGATCTGGACGCTGATTTCGATGACGAAGATGAGTCAGACGAAGAGTTCAGCGATGAAGATGACGATGAAGCAGATACTGATGACGATGACGACGAAGATCTTGACATGTAA
- a CDS encoding CTP synthase, whose translation MAKYIFVTGGVVSSLGKGITAASLGRLLKNRGLQVTIQKFDPYINVDPGTMSPYQHGEVFVTEDGAETDLDLGHYERFIDINLNSNSNVTTGKIYSSVITKERRGDYLGGTVQVIPHITNEIKERVFRAGREANVDVVITEIGGTVGDIESLPFLEAIRQIKSDVGRDNVMYIHCTLMPYLKAAGELKTKPTQHSVKELRSLGIQPNVIVCRTEQSISQDMKDKLALFCDIDPKAVVECIDADSLYEVPLMLKDQGLDDYVCNHLNLTCPEADMTDWMKLLNKVKNLSHTTTIAMVGKYVALHDAYISIAEALYHAGYENDTDIKIEWVDAEEVYEHNVADMLGHVDGILIPGGFGDRGVEGKIIATKYARENKIPFFGICLGMQVAVIEFARHVAGLQDANSSEINPATPHPVIDILPDQKDIENLGGTMRLGLYPCKVEKDSAAHAAYGEDLVYERHRHRYEFNNEYREQLQKAGLRVSGTSPDGRLVEIVEIPDHPWFVAGQFHPEFASRPNRPQPLFRDFVGAALQLKK comes from the coding sequence ATGGCAAAGTATATATTCGTAACAGGTGGAGTTGTATCTTCGCTTGGCAAAGGGATTACAGCGGCATCACTCGGTCGCCTTTTGAAAAACCGTGGACTTCAGGTGACAATTCAGAAGTTTGACCCGTATATCAACGTGGACCCAGGTACAATGAGTCCGTATCAGCACGGTGAAGTATTCGTAACAGAAGACGGAGCGGAAACAGACCTTGACCTTGGACACTATGAGCGTTTTATTGACATTAACTTGAATTCCAACAGTAACGTGACAACAGGTAAAATCTATTCTTCCGTTATCACAAAAGAGCGCCGTGGTGATTACCTCGGTGGTACCGTTCAAGTTATTCCGCATATCACAAACGAAATCAAAGAGCGTGTTTTCCGTGCGGGACGTGAAGCGAATGTGGACGTGGTCATTACAGAGATTGGCGGTACAGTAGGCGATATCGAAAGCTTGCCGTTCCTAGAAGCCATTCGCCAGATTAAAAGCGATGTAGGCCGTGATAATGTGATGTACATTCACTGTACACTCATGCCATATCTGAAAGCAGCAGGCGAGCTGAAAACAAAGCCGACTCAGCATAGCGTAAAAGAACTGCGCAGCTTAGGTATTCAGCCAAACGTAATTGTCTGTCGTACTGAGCAGTCAATCTCGCAGGATATGAAAGATAAGCTTGCGTTATTCTGTGATATTGATCCAAAAGCGGTTGTGGAATGTATCGATGCAGATTCTCTGTATGAAGTTCCGCTTATGCTGAAGGATCAAGGTCTTGACGATTATGTATGTAATCACCTCAATCTCACATGTCCAGAAGCGGACATGACAGACTGGATGAAGCTTCTGAATAAAGTTAAAAACCTGTCTCATACTACAACGATCGCGATGGTTGGTAAATATGTAGCGCTGCATGACGCGTACATCAGTATCGCAGAAGCGCTGTACCATGCAGGTTATGAGAACGATACAGACATTAAAATCGAATGGGTTGACGCCGAAGAAGTGTATGAGCATAATGTTGCGGACATGCTGGGCCATGTAGATGGAATTCTCATCCCAGGTGGCTTCGGTGACCGTGGTGTAGAAGGTAAAATTATTGCAACCAAATATGCGCGTGAGAACAAGATTCCGTTCTTCGGCATTTGCCTGGGCATGCAGGTAGCGGTGATTGAGTTTGCACGTCATGTGGCAGGCTTGCAAGATGCGAATAGCTCGGAGATCAATCCAGCTACACCGCATCCAGTTATCGACATTCTGCCGGATCAGAAAGATATCGAGAATCTCGGTGGTACAATGCGTCTGGGCTTATATCCGTGCAAAGTTGAGAAAGACAGTGCTGCACATGCTGCGTACGGTGAAGATCTCGTATATGAACGCCATCGCCATCGCTATGAGTTTAACAACGAGTACAGAGAACAGCTTCAGAAGGCAGGTCTGCGCGTGAGTGGTACATCCCCAGACGGTCGATTGGTTGAAATCGTGGAAATTCCGGATCATCCGTGGTTCGTAGCCGGTCAGTTCCACCCGGAATTTGCTTCCCGTCCGAATCGTCCACAGCCGCTGTTCCGTGACTTTGTTGGTGCGGCTTTGCAATTGAAAAAGTAA
- a CDS encoding response regulator gives MEDKKVLIVDDQYGIRVLLFEVFGKEGYQTFQAANGKQALEIVVDEAPDLVILDMKIPGMDGLEILKEIKKIAPDTKVIMMTAYGELDMIKEATQLGALTHFTKPFDIDELRTAVNNQLAC, from the coding sequence GTGGAAGATAAAAAAGTGCTGATTGTTGATGATCAGTATGGAATTCGCGTGCTGCTGTTTGAGGTGTTTGGCAAAGAGGGTTATCAAACATTTCAGGCCGCGAACGGGAAGCAAGCGCTGGAGATCGTTGTAGATGAAGCACCGGACCTGGTCATTCTTGATATGAAAATACCGGGCATGGATGGTCTGGAAATTCTAAAAGAAATTAAAAAAATCGCCCCGGATACAAAAGTCATCATGATGACAGCGTATGGCGAGTTAGATATGATTAAAGAGGCCACTCAATTGGGTGCGCTTACACACTTTACGAAGCCGTTTGACATTGACGAGTTGCGAACAGCGGTAAATAACCAACTCGCATGCTAA
- the fba gene encoding class II fructose-1,6-bisphosphate aldolase: MPLVSMTDMLKKAVLGKYAVGQFNLNNLEFTQAILQAAQEENAPVILGVSEGAARYMGGFKLVVVMVEALMEEYNITVPVAIHLDHGSSFEKCMEAIHAGFTSVMIDGSHYPLEENIALTKRVVDVAHALGVSVEAELGRIGGQEDDLVVDDAEAMYAVPSECDQLVRETGVDCFAPALGSVHGPYKGKPNLGFGRMEEVMNLTGIPLVLHGGTGIPTDDIKRAISLGTAKINVNTENQIAASATVRKVLEEKPDLYDPRKYLAPARDTIKETVKAKIREFGSSNQA; this comes from the coding sequence ATGCCATTAGTTTCGATGACAGATATGTTAAAGAAGGCCGTACTCGGAAAATATGCGGTCGGTCAATTTAACCTGAATAACCTGGAGTTTACACAGGCAATTTTGCAGGCTGCACAGGAAGAGAATGCACCTGTCATCCTTGGAGTAAGTGAAGGAGCAGCGCGCTATATGGGCGGCTTCAAGCTGGTTGTTGTGATGGTGGAAGCACTAATGGAAGAGTACAACATTACTGTTCCGGTTGCTATTCATCTTGACCATGGTTCTTCTTTCGAAAAATGTATGGAAGCGATCCATGCCGGATTTACATCCGTTATGATTGATGGATCACATTATCCGCTTGAAGAGAACATCGCACTCACGAAGCGTGTAGTTGATGTAGCTCATGCACTTGGGGTTTCCGTAGAAGCGGAACTGGGCCGTATTGGTGGACAGGAGGATGACCTGGTAGTGGATGATGCAGAAGCGATGTATGCTGTGCCGTCTGAGTGTGATCAACTCGTACGTGAGACAGGTGTAGATTGCTTTGCGCCAGCACTCGGTTCTGTACATGGTCCATATAAAGGCAAGCCGAACCTCGGTTTTGGACGTATGGAAGAGGTTATGAATCTGACAGGTATTCCGCTCGTTCTGCACGGTGGTACAGGAATTCCAACGGATGATATCAAGCGTGCGATTTCGCTTGGTACAGCCAAAATTAACGTAAATACAGAAAATCAGATCGCAGCTTCTGCGACTGTGCGCAAAGTTCTGGAAGAAAAACCAGATCTATACGATCCGCGTAAATATCTCGCACCAGCACGCGATACGATTAAGGAAACAGTAAAAGCAAAGATTCGCGAATTCGGCAGCAGTAACCAGGCCTAA